In a genomic window of Thermococcus sp. EP1:
- a CDS encoding MFS transporter, producing MSIQNYRGFSRDAKLVIVYSFMGWLGGNIAWFILPFYYSSLGMNFSKIGVLFSISTIFQASLLLASGQISVKLGYRRTILVAVGLFFIGRLLQVFVPQFWAFALASAIFGIGMALEGPALMSLLSEEVSEEKRHYLFSLNAALGTIGAALGMYLGGLLPKLLDGPNPYKMTLLFVALLIPIQGIFIFLVSPVLGREEKRLKLERELMVKILKFSLPSALIGLGAGVTIPYMGLWFNKRFGTSLESIGGLFALQQFIMGIGTFTLPMIADKFGSVKTIVGFNGSATALILMMPFSPTFPVAAFIYTIRTIFMNIVNPIWDAFMMRFFTKEERATALALRNLSWTATFGIGQLIGGRIFDLSLTMPFFITGGLYALSMITFWVLFAKED from the coding sequence ATGTCGATTCAGAACTATCGTGGTTTTAGCAGAGATGCAAAACTTGTCATAGTTTATTCCTTTATGGGCTGGTTAGGTGGAAATATAGCGTGGTTTATACTTCCTTTTTATTACTCCTCCCTTGGAATGAACTTTTCTAAAATTGGTGTTCTCTTTTCCATTTCAACAATATTCCAAGCCTCCTTGCTTTTAGCTTCGGGACAAATAAGCGTTAAGTTAGGGTATAGAAGGACAATTTTAGTAGCAGTGGGCCTATTTTTTATTGGTAGGCTCCTCCAGGTTTTTGTGCCCCAATTTTGGGCTTTTGCCCTAGCGTCAGCAATATTTGGTATTGGCATGGCATTAGAAGGGCCTGCATTAATGTCTCTCTTGAGTGAAGAGGTAAGTGAGGAGAAAAGACATTATCTTTTTAGTTTAAATGCTGCGTTGGGAACAATTGGGGCAGCATTAGGTATGTATCTGGGTGGCTTGTTACCAAAGCTCCTAGATGGTCCGAACCCTTATAAGATGACTCTTTTATTCGTTGCTTTATTAATCCCAATCCAAGGAATCTTTATTTTCCTTGTTTCACCAGTTTTGGGAAGAGAGGAAAAGAGACTTAAGCTCGAGAGAGAACTTATGGTCAAGATTCTTAAATTCTCCCTTCCATCGGCTTTAATAGGCCTTGGTGCTGGAGTTACGATTCCTTATATGGGCTTATGGTTCAACAAGCGATTTGGGACTAGCTTGGAAAGTATTGGTGGACTTTTTGCACTTCAACAGTTTATAATGGGAATTGGAACATTTACCCTTCCGATGATAGCAGATAAGTTTGGAAGTGTAAAGACAATAGTGGGCTTTAATGGCAGTGCAACTGCTTTGATATTGATGATGCCTTTTTCTCCAACTTTCCCTGTGGCCGCATTCATATATACTATTAGAACGATTTTTATGAACATTGTTAACCCAATATGGGATGCCTTCATGATGCGTTTCTTTACCAAAGAAGAGAGGGCAACAGCTTTGGCCTTGAGGAACCTATCTTGGACAGCTACTTTCGGTATAGGCCAACTTATTGGGGGAAGAATATTTGATCTCTCTTTAACAATGCCCTTTTTCATAACCGGGGGCCTCTATGCGCTTTCCATGATAACTTTTTGGGTATTGTTTGCCAAGGAAGATTAA
- a CDS encoding MFS transporter, with product MLGGYNRDAKLLIAANAAGQLFLQFSIFIMPFYLSVLGYGMDQMGIFFSIQTFVGGVFFLFAGQVSLKLGYKKTLILGAFLGLLGRILQVLAINFYVLALGFFLVGANMGIRQPNFYALLSEEVGEKLRHHAFSISFGIGTILNAVGVLIAGFAPNFLIETFGITSELAYRLVIALALLQFALVIPVLMIISDVPVKNPRINWRKELVVKILKFSLPSAMIGLGAGITIPYMSLYFNLRFGQTLAVISGVFFAQQLVMGFGSFVLPKLVDRIGPVKTIAVFQSIAAFLFGVFPSIDLFLLAAAIYIIRSILMNIVWPINDAFMMGFFTTEEKATAAGIRRAFSTFMRGLGNYIGGILFSLSLSYPFYTTATLYVTATLIFYLFFARYNKV from the coding sequence ATGCTTGGAGGGTACAACAGAGACGCAAAGCTCCTAATAGCTGCTAATGCAGCAGGGCAATTGTTTCTTCAATTCTCGATTTTTATAATGCCCTTTTATCTCAGCGTTTTGGGATATGGGATGGATCAGATGGGAATCTTCTTCTCAATTCAGACTTTTGTTGGTGGGGTCTTCTTTTTGTTTGCTGGCCAAGTGTCTCTAAAATTGGGATATAAGAAGACCCTGATCCTTGGAGCATTTCTGGGCCTTTTGGGAAGGATACTCCAAGTTTTGGCTATTAATTTCTACGTTCTCGCATTAGGCTTTTTCTTGGTTGGTGCTAATATGGGGATAAGGCAACCCAATTTCTATGCTTTATTAAGTGAAGAGGTAGGGGAAAAACTTAGACATCATGCATTTTCAATAAGTTTTGGCATTGGGACGATCTTGAATGCAGTGGGAGTTCTTATTGCGGGCTTTGCTCCCAATTTTCTTATAGAAACTTTTGGCATAACTTCGGAACTCGCATATAGGCTTGTTATAGCACTGGCATTGCTTCAATTTGCTCTTGTAATTCCAGTTCTTATGATAATTAGCGATGTTCCAGTAAAAAATCCACGTATAAATTGGAGAAAAGAACTTGTAGTAAAAATTCTCAAATTCTCACTCCCTTCGGCTATGATTGGTTTAGGTGCAGGGATAACAATCCCTTATATGAGTCTCTATTTTAATCTTCGTTTTGGGCAAACACTGGCCGTTATAAGTGGAGTCTTCTTTGCTCAGCAACTTGTTATGGGTTTTGGTTCATTTGTTCTTCCAAAACTTGTGGATAGGATTGGGCCAGTAAAAACAATCGCAGTTTTTCAAAGTATTGCAGCCTTCCTATTTGGTGTCTTCCCATCGATAGATCTTTTCTTGCTCGCTGCCGCTATCTATATTATAAGATCAATTCTAATGAACATAGTCTGGCCAATAAATGATGCTTTTATGATGGGTTTCTTCACAACAGAGGAAAAAGCAACAGCTGCAGGTATTAGACGGGCATTTTCAACATTTATGAGAGGATTAGGGAACTACATTGGAGGTATTCTTTTCTCCCTCTCTCTAAGTTATCCTTTCTATACAACGGCAACTCTTTACGTTACTGCTACTCTGATTTTTTATCTCTTCTTTGCTAGATATAACAAAGTTTAA